The window CCGTCAGTCCGGAGCCCAGGGCATCAAGATTAAGTGCGCCGGCCGTCTTGGCGGCGTGGAAATCGCCCGGCGTGAAGAGATGCATAACGGACGGGTGCCGCTCCATACCATCCGGGCTGATATCGATTACGGTTTCGCTGAAGCAAAGACGGCACTGGGTCGTATCGGTGTAAAAGTGTGGATCTACCGGGGCGACATTCTGCCGGAGGCCAAGGCCGTAGTGGAAGAGGACTTCATCACTGGAGCCCAAGCCGCCGCTGCTGAAGCCGAAGCGGAAGCCAGAGTTGAAGAAGAAGTTGTTGAAACGGTAAACGAAGCGGCGGTGGGGACGACGCCTGTGGAAGCAGTCAAACCGCGCAGTCGCAAGAAGACGGTTACCGAAGAACCGGCAACCGCGTCCGCCACCGAAGCCAGCGGTGATGAGGAATCAAAACCCAAGCGCCGCGTCCGCAAGACCGAAGAGAAAACTGAAGAGGCCGCTTAACCATTCCGGCCTTATTAATTAGAGGAAGACCATGCAGCAACCAAAACGCGTAAAATATCGAAAGAGCCATAAGGGTCATCGTCACGGCGAGGCTCAGGCCGGCAACAATGTGGACTTTGGGGATTTTGGCCTACAGGCCACCTCCACCGCCTGGATCACGTCGAGACAAATAGAAGCCGCCCGGCGGGCCATGACCCGCTATATCAAGCGCGGCGGCAAGGTATGGATCCGCATTTTCCCTGATCATCCGGTGACTAAAAAGCCGGCGGAAACCCGCATGGGTTCAGGTAAGGGTTCTCCGGATCATTGGATCGCGGTGGTCAAGCGCGGCCGCATGATGTTTGAGATGGGCGGGGTGGCTGAAGATGTCGCCCGCGAAGCGATGCGGCTGGCTTCATATAAACTGCCGCTTCAAACCAAGTTCATCGTCAAGGAAGTCGAAGCCGTGACCGTTGGAGAGGTGGCCTAAATGAAAATCGAAGAAATCAGGGGCCTTTCGGTCGAAGAGATCAAAAAGCAGCTGGACGGCGCACACCGTGAAGCCATGGAGCTGCGTTTCAAACTGGCGACTAAACAACTTCAGAACCATCGCGAGTTGCCTCGGGTGCGAAAGAATATCGCCCGGCTGGAAACGGCGCTTCGCGAACGTTCCCTGGGCATAAGGTAGGATAAGATGGAAACAGAACGCAAGACCAAGACGATGATCGGCCGGGTCGTCTCCGACAAAATGGATAAAACGGTGGTGGTGGCTGTCGAGACACGGCGACAGCACCCCATCTATAAAAAGTCTTACCGGGTGGTAAAAAAGTACAAGGTTCATGATGAAACCGGAACCGCCCATTACGGTGACACCGTAGAGATGCTGGCAACCCGGCCGCTGTCACGGACAAAGCACTGGAGATTAGGCCGCGTTCTTACCAAAGGCGAGGTGGCCGAGTCTGCCGAGCTTAAGGAGATCTCCAAATGATACAAGCGTATACCCGTTTGAAAGCAGCCGACAACACCGGCGTTAAATCATTGATGTGCATAAACGTCCTTGGGGGATCCAGGAAACTGCGCGGACGCATCGGTGATATTATCATCTGTGCCGTTAAGCGCACGGCCCCAGATTCGGCTATTAAGCAGGGCAGCGTCGTAAAAGCGGTGATCGTACGGCAGGTGGCACCGCTACGCCGGGCCGACGGCTCCTATATTAAATTCGATGAGAACGCCGCCGTGCTGCTCAACGATAAGAACGAACCCCGCGGCACCCGCATTTTCGGGCCGGTTGCCCGCGAACTCCGCGACAAAAAATTTTTAAAAATTGTGTCGCTGGCGCCCGAGGTACTGTGAGGCTAAGATGAAGATAAAGAAAGAAGATAACGTGCTGGTAATCGCTGGCAAAGACCGGGGCAAGAGCGGTAAGGTGCGGCAGGTTTACTCAGATGCAGATCGCCTGCTGGTTGACGGCGTAAACATGATCAAGAAGCACACCCGTGCCCGCGGCCAGGTGAAGCAGGCCGGAATTATCGAGCGGGAAGCGCCAATCCATGCCTCCAACGTGATGCTGGTATGCGCCAAATGCAGTAAACCGGCCCGTGTGGGGAAACGGGTGCTGGCAGACGGCAAAAAGGTGCGCTTCTGTAAATCGTGTGGCGAGGTAATTGACTAACATGGCCGGACTTAAAGAAAAGTATCAGAAAGATGCGGTGCCGCGGCTTCAGGAAGCTTACGGCTATCGTAATATTATGGAAGTACCGCGCTTGACCAAAGTGGTTCTGAATGTCGGCGTCGGCAAAGAAGCTTCCTCCAACCCCAAGGTAGTGGAGATAGTCCAGGCCGATCTCGCTGCTATCGCAGGACAGCATCCGGTGGTAACCCGGTCCAAGCACAGCATCGCGAATTTTAAGCTGCGTGCTGGCATGCCGGTGGGTCTAAAGGTGACTCTCCGGGGCAAGAACATGTACAACTTCCTTGACAAGCTGATCAGTGTAGTATTACCGCGTCTGCGTGATTTTCAGGGAGTGCCGGTTGACGCATTCGACGGCCGGGGCAGCTATGCCCTGGGTCTTAAAGAACAGACGGTGTTTCCGGAGATTGATTTCAGTAAGATCGATAAATTGCGCGGGTTGGAAGTCTGCATCGTCACTTCAGCCAAAACAGACGCCGAGAGCCGCACTCTTTTAGAGGGCATTGGCATGCCGTTCGCGAAGGAATAGGGGAAAACATGGCTAAAACATCCAAGATCGCTAAATCTCGCCGGGAACCGAAATACCCGGCTCAGCAACACAACCGCTGCTTGAAATGCGGGCGGCCGCGCGGTTATATGCGCCAATTCGGTATTTGCCGCATATGTTTCCGGGAACTTGCTTTGCAAGGCAATATCCCTGGCGTACGGAAGTCGAGCTGGTAACATGAAAAATAAATTAACTTGTCCAATTTCAGGGGGTTCGCTATGATGACTGACCCGATCGCCGATATGTTGACCCGGATCCGTAACGCCGTTATGGCGGGACACGAGACCACAATGGTGCCGGCTTCACGTATCAAACAAAATATCGCCAAGCTTCTGAAGCAGGAGGGATTTATCTCCGGCTATGAGTTGACCGGCGATAAACCACAACGGCAGATCAAGGTCCATTTACGTTACGACGAAAAGGGCACACCCTTGGTGAATGGTCTGGAGAGAATATCCAAGCCGGGTCTGCGGGTGTATGTGCAACGGGGCGAGGTTCCCCGCGTTTACGGTGGGCTCGGGATCGCCGTCCTGTCCACCTCACGGGGAATTATGACCGGCTACCAGGCCTGGAGGCAGGGTGTCGGCGGCGAACTTCTTTTAAAAGTTTGGTAATAGAGTCGAGGGTTTTACAATGTCACGAATAGGAAGATTACCGGTGGCGCTGCCCAAGGGGGTAAAGGTGTCCATCGAGGCGAGCGAAGTGACGGTCACCGGTCCTAAAGGCGAGCTTAAACGCGCCTTCAGCCCGGAGATGGTCATCAAGCAGGAAGATGGCAAACTTTTAGTGGAACGGCCTTCCGACGCACAGTCCCACCGTGCCCTGCACGGACTGACCCGGTCCCTGTTGTTCAACATGGTCAAGGGCGTCAGCGACGGGTACGTCAAAGGGCTGGAAATCGTCGGTGTCGGTTTTCGCGCTGAGAAAGACGGCGAAAAACTGGTACTGAGGGTGGGTTACTCCCACCTCGTTAATGTGCCGCCGCTTAGCGGGGTCTCATTTACGTTGGAATCGCCGACCAAGCTTAAAGTGGTAGGCATCGACAAAGAAAAGGTCGGACAGATGGCGGCGGAGATCCGCGCTATCAGGAAACCCGATTCTTATAAAGGCAAAGGCATCCGTTATGCCGGCGAAGTCATCAAACTTAAACCGGGCAAAGCGGTTGGAAAGGCGGGTAAATAATGGCTAAAGTAACTTCACAATATGCCCGCAAGATGCGCCATGAGAGATTGCGCAAGAAAGTGGACGGCACGACCGAACGCCCCCGGTTATGCGTCTTTCGGTCGCTGGAGCATATTTACGCCCAGGTCATCGACGATACGCGCGGTGCTACCCTGGCGCAGGCTTCAACCCTGGACGCTGAGTTTAAAGAAAAAACCGCTGCGGCCAAGATGAACCAGGCGGAGCAGGTGGGGAAAGTTATCGCCCGGCGCGCTCAGGAAGCCGGTATCAAAGAAGTAGTATTCGATCGTGGCGGATACAAGTATCACGGCCGGGTCAAAGCCCTGGCCGACGGGGCCCGCGCGGCCGGATTGTCGTTCTAGGAGGCTATGTGGTTAAAGAAGTAATTTCGAAGATAGACCCCCAGGAGCTGTCGTTGAACGACAAGCTCATCTATATCAA is drawn from Dehalogenimonas sp. THU2 and contains these coding sequences:
- the rplX gene encoding 50S ribosomal protein L24 — translated: MKIKKEDNVLVIAGKDRGKSGKVRQVYSDADRLLVDGVNMIKKHTRARGQVKQAGIIEREAPIHASNVMLVCAKCSKPARVGKRVLADGKKVRFCKSCGEVID
- the rplF gene encoding 50S ribosomal protein L6, with translation MSRIGRLPVALPKGVKVSIEASEVTVTGPKGELKRAFSPEMVIKQEDGKLLVERPSDAQSHRALHGLTRSLLFNMVKGVSDGYVKGLEIVGVGFRAEKDGEKLVLRVGYSHLVNVPPLSGVSFTLESPTKLKVVGIDKEKVGQMAAEIRAIRKPDSYKGKGIRYAGEVIKLKPGKAVGKAGK
- the rpsC gene encoding 30S ribosomal protein S3: MGRKVHPYAFRIGTTKGWNSKWYADKNFSENLLEDLKLRQSIREKYSDAGISNVEIERQAAKVTVTVSTSRPGIVIGRGGQRVDEMRRFLEGVAGKRIQLNIHEIGQPELDAYLVARSVADQMERRIAYRRAMKQAMFRTRQSGAQGIKIKCAGRLGGVEIARREEMHNGRVPLHTIRADIDYGFAEAKTALGRIGVKVWIYRGDILPEAKAVVEEDFITGAQAAAAEAEAEARVEEEVVETVNEAAVGTTPVEAVKPRSRKKTVTEEPATASATEASGDEESKPKRRVRKTEEKTEEAA
- the rpmC gene encoding 50S ribosomal protein L29; translated protein: MKIEEIRGLSVEEIKKQLDGAHREAMELRFKLATKQLQNHRELPRVRKNIARLETALRERSLGIR
- the rplP gene encoding 50S ribosomal protein L16: MQQPKRVKYRKSHKGHRHGEAQAGNNVDFGDFGLQATSTAWITSRQIEAARRAMTRYIKRGGKVWIRIFPDHPVTKKPAETRMGSGKGSPDHWIAVVKRGRMMFEMGGVAEDVAREAMRLASYKLPLQTKFIVKEVEAVTVGEVA
- the rplE gene encoding 50S ribosomal protein L5, which produces MAGLKEKYQKDAVPRLQEAYGYRNIMEVPRLTKVVLNVGVGKEASSNPKVVEIVQADLAAIAGQHPVVTRSKHSIANFKLRAGMPVGLKVTLRGKNMYNFLDKLISVVLPRLRDFQGVPVDAFDGRGSYALGLKEQTVFPEIDFSKIDKLRGLEVCIVTSAKTDAESRTLLEGIGMPFAKE
- the rpsQ gene encoding 30S ribosomal protein S17, which codes for METERKTKTMIGRVVSDKMDKTVVVAVETRRQHPIYKKSYRVVKKYKVHDETGTAHYGDTVEMLATRPLSRTKHWRLGRVLTKGEVAESAELKEISK
- the rplN gene encoding 50S ribosomal protein L14, translating into MIQAYTRLKAADNTGVKSLMCINVLGGSRKLRGRIGDIIICAVKRTAPDSAIKQGSVVKAVIVRQVAPLRRADGSYIKFDENAAVLLNDKNEPRGTRIFGPVARELRDKKFLKIVSLAPEVL
- a CDS encoding type Z 30S ribosomal protein S14, with translation MAKTSKIAKSRREPKYPAQQHNRCLKCGRPRGYMRQFGICRICFRELALQGNIPGVRKSSW
- the rpsH gene encoding 30S ribosomal protein S8 produces the protein MMTDPIADMLTRIRNAVMAGHETTMVPASRIKQNIAKLLKQEGFISGYELTGDKPQRQIKVHLRYDEKGTPLVNGLERISKPGLRVYVQRGEVPRVYGGLGIAVLSTSRGIMTGYQAWRQGVGGELLLKVW
- the rplR gene encoding 50S ribosomal protein L18, producing MAKVTSQYARKMRHERLRKKVDGTTERPRLCVFRSLEHIYAQVIDDTRGATLAQASTLDAEFKEKTAAAKMNQAEQVGKVIARRAQEAGIKEVVFDRGGYKYHGRVKALADGARAAGLSF